A genomic segment from Roseibium algicola encodes:
- the rarD gene encoding EamA family transporter RarD, whose product MSQTVTSTEANAEFRQGLLFGLAAYGMWGFLPAYYKLTDTVPADLVVSHRILWSVLFVGLFLYSRGRWQEVREVFRQPKVLMGLTASATFIAVNWLTFVWAISNNHVLDISLGYFINPLVSILVGLFVLREKLTTWQGISVGVAAIAVVLQAILAGGLPWVSLVLAFSFAGYGYVRKVTPVKATPGLFVETLVLFPLAAGYMLLSLSWGVDAMVLNDPPVLLALVGTGIVTALPLICFSSAARRLPLFMLGLMQYMAPSMHFLMAIYIWGEPLDPTKLMTFGMIWAALVVFTYDSWRRYRS is encoded by the coding sequence GACGGTGACCAGCACCGAAGCGAATGCCGAATTCCGTCAGGGCCTTCTGTTTGGCCTGGCGGCATACGGCATGTGGGGCTTCCTCCCGGCCTATTACAAACTGACCGATACCGTGCCAGCAGATCTTGTGGTGTCTCACCGGATCCTCTGGTCGGTGCTTTTTGTCGGTCTGTTTCTCTATTCGCGCGGCCGCTGGCAGGAAGTGCGCGAGGTTTTTCGCCAGCCGAAGGTGCTCATGGGGCTGACGGCGTCTGCCACTTTCATTGCCGTCAACTGGCTGACCTTCGTCTGGGCAATTTCCAACAATCACGTGCTCGATATTTCGCTCGGCTATTTCATCAATCCGCTGGTCAGCATTCTGGTTGGCCTGTTCGTGTTGAGGGAAAAGCTGACGACCTGGCAGGGGATTTCTGTCGGTGTTGCCGCCATTGCCGTGGTTCTGCAGGCGATCCTGGCAGGCGGTTTGCCGTGGGTGTCTCTGGTGCTGGCGTTTTCCTTTGCAGGCTACGGCTATGTGCGAAAAGTGACGCCCGTGAAGGCAACTCCGGGACTGTTCGTGGAAACGCTTGTGCTGTTTCCGCTCGCCGCCGGCTACATGCTGTTGAGCCTCAGCTGGGGTGTCGACGCAATGGTCTTGAACGATCCGCCGGTTCTGCTCGCCCTCGTGGGGACAGGCATTGTCACGGCCTTGCCGCTGATCTGTTTTTCTTCTGCTGCCCGGCGCCTGCCGCTCTTCATGCTGGGGCTTATGCAGTACATGGCGCCGTCCATGCACTTCCTGATGGCGATTTATATCTGGGGCGAACCGCTGGACCCGACCAAGCTGATGACGTTCGGCATGATCTGGGCTGCGCTGGTGGTGTTTACCTACGACAGCTGGCGGCGCTACCGGAGCTGA
- a CDS encoding GGDEF domain-containing response regulator — MQTTLLVEDAAFFEKAIVKKLHEVGRHQIMVARSYEEAENCLNLPIGEPDLALVDLTLPDAPDGEIVDLCEKWNIPTIVFTSRFDPKTRSKFLEKGVIDYVLKDSPGSLNYVADLIRKLAQNPKIGILILDDSAVERDVISKIVGKHLYKIYQASSTDEALQTLKDYKDIKLVLADYFMPDKDGFAFLKAVRRVHDPEKVGVIGMSSYANPDNRVRFLKYGAADFVDKNCPPEELLLRVSQNLDYIYRIEELNNMAMRDSLTGLYNRRYLLEQATKAIATWPVSEGRAHWLALLDLDSFKAINDSLGHDFGDAVLISFARHMMKLAKEDDIVSRLGGDEFCIVFRDKEEAEVVDGLQNLLDNVLASPVRHDGEEHLMKTSVGVAPLESGRFGDALKTADHRLYAAKRSGRGQLVSSD; from the coding sequence ATGCAAACTACCCTTCTTGTTGAAGATGCGGCGTTTTTCGAGAAGGCAATCGTCAAGAAACTGCATGAGGTCGGACGTCACCAGATCATGGTGGCACGTAGCTACGAAGAGGCCGAGAACTGCCTCAATCTGCCGATCGGTGAACCCGACCTTGCTCTTGTCGACCTGACCCTTCCAGACGCCCCCGACGGCGAAATCGTCGATCTTTGCGAGAAGTGGAATATTCCCACGATCGTCTTCACCAGCCGCTTCGACCCGAAAACCCGAAGCAAGTTCCTGGAAAAAGGCGTTATTGACTACGTCCTGAAGGATTCTCCCGGCAGCCTGAACTATGTTGCGGACCTGATCCGGAAACTGGCCCAGAACCCCAAGATCGGCATTCTCATTCTGGACGATTCCGCGGTGGAGCGGGACGTGATCTCCAAGATCGTCGGCAAGCACCTTTACAAGATCTACCAGGCCAGCTCTACGGACGAAGCCCTCCAGACCCTGAAGGATTACAAGGACATCAAACTTGTCCTGGCGGACTATTTCATGCCGGACAAGGACGGCTTTGCCTTTCTGAAAGCCGTCCGCAGAGTGCATGACCCGGAGAAAGTCGGCGTCATCGGCATGTCGTCCTACGCCAATCCGGACAACCGGGTGCGGTTCCTGAAATACGGTGCAGCGGATTTCGTCGACAAGAACTGCCCTCCGGAAGAGCTGCTGCTGCGCGTGTCGCAGAACCTCGACTACATCTACCGGATCGAGGAACTCAACAACATGGCAATGAGGGACTCCCTCACGGGTCTCTACAACCGCCGTTACCTTCTGGAACAGGCCACCAAGGCAATCGCGACCTGGCCGGTGTCCGAAGGACGTGCGCATTGGCTCGCGCTCCTCGACCTGGACTCCTTCAAGGCAATCAACGATTCACTCGGCCACGATTTCGGCGATGCGGTTCTGATCAGTTTTGCCCGCCACATGATGAAGCTCGCAAAGGAAGACGATATCGTCTCGCGGCTCGGCGGCGACGAATTCTGCATCGTGTTCCGGGACAAGGAAGAAGCCGAGGTTGTCGACGGACTGCAAAACCTTCTGGACAACGTTCTGGCCTCGCCCGTGCGTCACGACGGCGAGGAACATCTGATGAAGACGAGCGTCGGCGTCGCCCCGCTCGAAAGCGGCAGGTTTGGCGACGCCCTGAAGACCGCCGACCACAGGCTTTATGCCGCCAAACGCAGTGGCCGCGGCCAGCTGGTTTCTTCGGACTGA
- a CDS encoding TIGR00730 family Rossman fold protein, producing MPHLCVMNTVSQNQLTSVCVYCGSSFGSDPAHEASATRLGQLIAEAGLRLVYGGGSVGLMGTVANAALEAGGKVTGIIPRFLEKREVMLDTLEDLIVTQDMHERKHLMFEKADAFIALPGGIGTLEEAVEMMTWAQLGQHRKPVALANLNGFWSPLLELLDHMRAQGYIRPDTEVPYLVARTVDDILPMLRRAINGEPLPAQEACASVTDL from the coding sequence ATGCCACATCTTTGCGTCATGAATACGGTTTCTCAAAATCAGCTTACAAGCGTCTGTGTTTACTGCGGGTCCAGCTTCGGTTCGGACCCTGCACACGAGGCATCCGCCACCCGTCTGGGCCAGCTAATTGCCGAGGCTGGCCTTCGACTTGTCTATGGCGGCGGCTCTGTCGGTCTGATGGGAACCGTGGCCAATGCCGCCCTTGAAGCCGGCGGCAAGGTGACGGGAATCATTCCGCGTTTCCTGGAAAAACGCGAGGTGATGCTGGACACCCTCGAAGACCTGATCGTCACGCAGGACATGCACGAGCGCAAACACCTGATGTTCGAGAAAGCTGACGCCTTCATCGCGTTGCCCGGCGGAATCGGCACCCTGGAAGAAGCCGTCGAAATGATGACCTGGGCCCAACTCGGACAACACCGCAAGCCGGTGGCACTGGCCAACCTCAACGGCTTCTGGTCGCCTTTGCTGGAACTTCTGGATCATATGCGGGCACAGGGATACATCCGTCCGGACACTGAAGTTCCTTATCTTGTTGCCCGAACCGTGGACGATATCCTGCCCATGCTGCGCCGCGCGATCAACGGTGAACCCCTGCCGGCACAAGAAGCATGCGCCTCGGTAACAGATCTCTAA